The nucleotide window CCCCAACTGTACTGGAAGCAGCAGGTGTTGCCAAACCAAAAGACGAACAAGGAGAATCATTTTTGCCATTGCTTAAGGAGAAAAAAGCCAAGGGGCGTGATGCTATTTACTATCATTACTATGAAAATGGTGAGCATTCCGTATCCCCTCATTTTGGAGTAAGAACCAAACGTTACAAATTAGTTCGTTTCTATGAAAAAGTAAACTCATGGGAGCTGTATGATTTGCAAAATGATACTCACGAAACGAATAATTTGTACGGAAAGAAGGGGTATGAAAAAATTACAGCCTATATGAAAGTCCAGCTTAATAAACTGATTGATCAATATGATGATCAGGATGCGAAAAAATTACTTTCAGTAGATTTTAATTCATATAAAAAATGATTTATTCTAAATTCAGTTTTGAATTTAGAATAATGATCATCAATTAAAGTATCCGGTTGATTTTTGTAACGGTATGTTTAATTTTGAATAAAGGACAAATAACAATTAAATAATGATAATATAGAGCTAATAATTGTATTTTGGCTGTTCTACCTTTAGATTTTAGAAATAGTAGTTAATTTGAGAGTAATTAGAAGAAAAAAGCTTCTGATTTTGAATTTATTATGCTGCTAAAAATTTAATTCCAAAAAAATGAAAATTGCCTTATTCATTCCCTGTTACATCGACCAGTTTTATCCAAATGTGGGAATTGCTACTTTGCAGTTGTTGGAAAAATTGGGTTGTGATGTCACTTTTCCTTTAGAACAAACGTGTTGTGGTCAGCCTATGGCGAATAGTGGTTTTGCAAGTTTGAGTAAAGGTTGCGATGCGAATTTTGTTAAAAATTTTTCAGGATTTGATTATATCGTCGCTCCTTCGGGAAGTTGTGTTTTGCATGTAAAAGAGCATTTGCATGATGATAAAAATCCAAATGAGGCTTTACAAATACGCAATACCGTTTATGAACTTACTGAGTTTTTAACCGATATTTTGAAAATCAAAAACCTTAATGCCAGTTTCCCTTATAAAGTAGGATTGCACAACAGTTGTCATGGACAAAGGGGGCTAAACCTTTCATCAATGAGTGAAAGGATGTTGCCTGAATTTTCTAAAGCGGAAGAATTGTTGAAAATGGTCAGGGGAATAGAGCTTAGAAGACCAGAACGCAATGATGAATGTTGTGGATTTGGAGGAACATTTTGCGTGTTTGAAGAAGCAGTAAGTGTGAAAATGGGTAAAGACAGGATAAGTAAGCATGAAGCCAATGGTGTGGATTATATAACGGGTGGTGATACCAGTTGCCTTATGCATTTAGAAGGTATTTTAAAAAGGCAGGAGAGTAAAGTGAAAATCATTCATATTGCTGAAATTTTGAATAGTTTGTTATAGTAATCAAGTCTTCTTAAAAAATAAATTCGACAAGTATGGCAGCCAAGCATGCTGAATTAGCAGAAAAATTTATAGCTGACGAGCCTAGAACTGATTGGCACGACGAGACCTTATGGTTTGTCCGTTCAAAAAGAGACAAGGCAGCACATGGTTTACCAGAGTGGGAGCAGCTAAGAGAGTGGGGTTCACAAATAAAGAATCATACACTTTCCAATCTTTCCAATTATTTAAAAGAGTTTGAAGAAAACGCAATTGCCAATGGGATAAAAATACATTGGGCTGCCGATGGCGACGAACATAATAAAATAATTCACGACATTATTAGGAAGCACAATATTAAAAAAATTGTGAAAAGCAAAAGTATGCTTACGGAAGAATGTCATTTGAATGAATATCTACAACATAATGGTATCGAAGTGGTCGATACGGATTTGGGAGAGCGTATTGTTCAGTTCCGAAAAGAACCTCCAAGTCATATCGTATTGCCTGCGATTCACTTAAAAAAAGAAGATGTAAGCGCTACTTTTCACGAGCATTTACAAACCGAAAAAGGAAATAACGATCCGCAATACCTTACCGAAGCGGCAAGACAGCATTTGCGTAATAAGTTCGTAGAATCGGATTTAGCAATTACAGGAGTTAATTTTGCAATAGCTGAAACGGGTGGGTTTGTGGTTTGTACCAATGAAGGAAATGCTGATATGGGAGCGCACACAGCTCCTGTGCATATTGCCTGCATGGGATTTGAAAAATTAATCCCGAAAGCAGAACATTTGTCTGTGTTTTTAAGATTATTAGCAAGAAGCGCTACGGGACAACCCATCACTACTTATTCCAGTCATTTTCATCGACCTAGACCCGGACAGGAAATGCATATCGTAATTGTTGACAATGGTCGCAGCCGACAATTGGGACGCGAGGATTTCAGGAATTCTTTAAAATGCATTCGTTGTGCGGCTTGTTTCAATACTTGTCCGGTGTACCGCCGTAGTGGTGGACACAGTTATCATACTGCAGTAGCGGGACCTATCGGCTCTATCTTGAATCCAAATTTAGATATGAAAGCCAATGCCGATTTGCCTTTTGCATCGACATTATGTGGAAGTTGTTCCAATGTTTGCCCGGTGAAAATCAATATCCATGAACAATTGTGGAAATGGAGACAGGTAATTTCCGAAGAAGGGTATGCTGCTACAAGCAAAAAAGTAGCTATGGAAGGAATGAGTTTCGTCTTGTCAAATCCTAAGTTGTATCGTTTTGCAGGGAAAATGGGAAGAGGAGTTATGAAATTGTTTCCTTTTATGGTCAACAATAAATTAAATGTTTGGTTCAAACAAAGAGAAATGCCCGAGCCTCCAAAAGAATCATTCCGTGATTGGTATTTAAAAAACGGAAAATCCAAAAAATAAATAGAACTCCTGATAACGAGAAATATGAGTGCAAAAGAAAATATATTGAATGCTATAGCGCAGAACCAACCTGAACTGATTCCGCTTCCTGCAATAGATTTAGATTCTGTTATTGATTATGAGGATTTATATGCTCAATTTAAATTGGTATTGGAAGGTATTGGAGGAAAAGTTGAATTAATTTCGTGTCTGGCCGAATTGCAAGAAGAGTTAAAAGCAGATAAAGAAAGTGGAAGTTTTGTAGTAAATGCGATCGAAGCTCTTGGAGATGTTGATAGTTACGTTGCTTCTTTATCGGCTTCCGAATTAGAAAAACTTGAAAAAGCTTATGTAGAGGGAACTATTGGAGTAGCCGAAAATGGAGCAGTATGGATTTATGAAAGTCAGATGATAAATAGACTTGTTCCTTTTATTTGCCAACATTTGGTTTTAGTAATTGAGAAAAAAAATATTGTACCGACATTGCATCATGCTTATGAGATAATTGAGGCAGGACGAGAAGGATTCGGTGCATTTATTGCG belongs to Flavobacterium aquiphilum and includes:
- a CDS encoding LutC/YkgG family protein gives rise to the protein MSAKENILNAIAQNQPELIPLPAIDLDSVIDYEDLYAQFKLVLEGIGGKVELISCLAELQEELKADKESGSFVVNAIEALGDVDSYVASLSASELEKLEKAYVEGTIGVAENGAVWIYESQMINRLVPFICQHLVLVIEKKNIVPTLHHAYEIIEAGREGFGAFIAGPSKTADIEQSLVIGAHGARSARIYVVE
- a CDS encoding lactate utilization protein B, whose amino-acid sequence is MAAKHAELAEKFIADEPRTDWHDETLWFVRSKRDKAAHGLPEWEQLREWGSQIKNHTLSNLSNYLKEFEENAIANGIKIHWAADGDEHNKIIHDIIRKHNIKKIVKSKSMLTEECHLNEYLQHNGIEVVDTDLGERIVQFRKEPPSHIVLPAIHLKKEDVSATFHEHLQTEKGNNDPQYLTEAARQHLRNKFVESDLAITGVNFAIAETGGFVVCTNEGNADMGAHTAPVHIACMGFEKLIPKAEHLSVFLRLLARSATGQPITTYSSHFHRPRPGQEMHIVIVDNGRSRQLGREDFRNSLKCIRCAACFNTCPVYRRSGGHSYHTAVAGPIGSILNPNLDMKANADLPFASTLCGSCSNVCPVKINIHEQLWKWRQVISEEGYAATSKKVAMEGMSFVLSNPKLYRFAGKMGRGVMKLFPFMVNNKLNVWFKQREMPEPPKESFRDWYLKNGKSKK
- a CDS encoding (Fe-S)-binding protein, whose product is MKIALFIPCYIDQFYPNVGIATLQLLEKLGCDVTFPLEQTCCGQPMANSGFASLSKGCDANFVKNFSGFDYIVAPSGSCVLHVKEHLHDDKNPNEALQIRNTVYELTEFLTDILKIKNLNASFPYKVGLHNSCHGQRGLNLSSMSERMLPEFSKAEELLKMVRGIELRRPERNDECCGFGGTFCVFEEAVSVKMGKDRISKHEANGVDYITGGDTSCLMHLEGILKRQESKVKIIHIAEILNSLL